A segment of the Odoribacter splanchnicus DSM 20712 genome:
TTTCTTTGTCTTTTTTTATCGGAATTTTTTTCTCCTCGTCGTTTACCGGATCGATTTACTTCTTCCTTAGCTTTTTGTAATGCATCGGTCAAAGATAAAGCAATATCATTCAAATAATTAATAATATAATGCTGCTCCCTTAATAAATCGCTGCGTCTATTGTCCTGAATGTAACCCGGTAATAATCCGAATTTTACTTCAAGATCATAAAACTTTCGGTCCAAAAGAGAAGCTAGCATCAAATTCGACTTAGCCAAGACAGATAAACTATCTTTTATTATCTTATATTCCTGTCTTTTTAAATCCTGAATACGGCCTAACTCATTATATTTCAAACTTTGAGCTTGTACATCAGAAAATTGCTGTAACAATTCTTCCTGTGATAGCGAAATTATTAAAATATTTTGAATTATCAATTCAATATCATTCTGAGGCAAGGATTTATTAACAAAATTTCGTTCTTGTTGTTGTTTCATTCTTTTTGAAAGTTCGAAAAGATCATCTTCAATCTCTTCTGACAACTTTTTATCTTTCTTATTCCCGGATATATTTTGCCTTTGTTGCTGCATTTTCCAAGACAATCGATCGAAATCGGTCTTAAAATCTTTCAAATCGAAAGGTTCTGACAAGGTTGAATTCTCTGTAATCAACTCTTCATAATTATTTTCTATCGCTCTCAAATCATTCAATATGCTTTTGTTCCGGGAATAAGCAGAATCCCGATCGAACGATTTGTTTTCCAGTAAACGCTCTAAACGGGCCTGATCCGATTTCAATCGATCGATTTGTTTAGAAATCAAATCATGCCTCTCTTCGATTTGAAACCGTTTCAACAATTCAATATTCCGATCCAATTCTTCACTGACCTGATCGAAAGTAAATTCCATTCTTTCGTCCAAATTTTTAAATTTATCTTTCGAAAATTCTTCGGAAAGCTTTGAAAATTCATCCAACAACTGTTTTATTTCACTATCCATCAAACGGTCCAGTAAATCCTGAATCTTCTTTTGCTTATCGATCAATAAACTGTCCTGAACAGTAAAACTTCGATTCAAATCCGATTTCTTCTGATTATTTTCTTTTACAGCTTCCAATAATCGATCCAACTGCTCTTTTTTCCGGACAACCTCCTTCGACAACTGTTGCTTTTCCCAATCATCAGTCGTATTATCCAATAATTTTTCCCGTAAATCCTGGATACCGGTAACAATTTCACCTGCTATTTTCTCAGCTTTCTTCAGATCATTGTTGACCGATTGACTAACTTCCCGGTTATAATCAAAAATAGTATTCAAATCAGGAATCCGGTAAATCAGCCGGGAAGAACGGGTACTCTTCGGACCGGAGAGATTATCGTTATCAAAAACCTCAAAATAATAATTTATTTCCGTTTTATCGGTACCGGCAAATTCAGCAAAATCAAAACTAAAATAAAATTCCTGTGTATTCAAATTCTTCATAAAAGATACCGGTACAACGACAGTCCTGTCTGTTCCCAGGGAATAATTGAAGCATAGATCTGAAAATCCATAATCATCGGTAATCACCCCATAAAAATAATGAAGAGAATTTTTCAAAGAATCCTGAATCTCCGTAATTTGAATTCCAGGGTATAAATCAGAAATGCATATAATATTGAAATTCAACAATTGACGATGAGAAAAATAAGCATTACTACCGGACAATATATATTCTCCCGAAGCTTTTATCTGTCTGGAAAAATCGGTCTTAGATACCGACTTCAAAGGAATAGAAATACTTTGTTCTTTATCTTCAAAAAATAAAGAATCCAAATTAGAATAGGTCAATTCAAATTGTAAAACCGAACCGTACAACACTTGCAAATCGACTGTATTGGTTAAAATTTCGGGCTCCTTTCCTATATAAGCAGGAGGAATAGCTACCACTCGATAACCGTCGATAGAAGGAGTCGGCAACACCCTCAAAAGATAAGAATCGCTAGTTTGATCCTGCGTTTTAAAATAAAATTTCAAATCATTATTAACCAGTTCGAAATCATACGTAAAAATTGAATCAACGGAAGTCATTAAAAATTCTCCTCCGCCATAACAAATAAAAACAGGTTTTACAGTTGCATCGGGAATGGAAAGACTCAATTGCACCTGAAAGGTCTTACCATATTCTACTTCCAAACTTCGATTTAAAATGTGAAAACCTACCTCATTCGAAGGGCCCGAAACCTGTCTGTAATCTTTTAAATCCGAATAATAATCATACCATTCAAAACCGGTAAAGAAAAAAAGAACAAAAAGAAAAACAACAATAACCGATAATTTAAGATACAATATTCTGGGAAAAGACAAAAAAGAACGGGATGCGGTCAGCTGTCGATATTTTTGATTAAAAGCCGCTTGTTTTAACACTGTTTGTCCGATAACCAATTTATCCCGAAAAGCCAGATTATACACAGATATAAAAATATCGTCGACCTGACGGGGTATAACAGACGAGATTTGTTTTATAAGAATATCCCTGGATAATCGAAAAGACAAGAAAAACCGAATGAACGGTAAAAGGATAAAAAAGAAAAACTCTACTCCTAAGAGTAAAAATAAAATCAGATAAAGAACATATTTAAAATCGGGTAAAAGTCTGAAAAAAGAAAGAAGTCCGGCATAGAAGAATAAAAAAAGTAAAAAAGTAAAAAGCACAACCGCTACACCCTTCAACAGATCAAATCCTAATAACTCTAATCTGAAACAGGACAATTTCCTTCTAAAATGATTCTTCAGATTCTCATACACAGATTCCATCACAATTATTTAGCTAACCAAAGCTCCGGATTCAATTTCTCTGTATCCTTAAAAACTTCAAAATTCAAAACACTCCCTTTTTCTTCGTCATGAGCAACTTTTCCGATCACCTGCTTCGTTTTAACAACATCTCCTTGATTTACTTTTACCTCCTGCAAATTAATATAGACAGTAAAATAACTTCCATGACGTATAATAACTACATAACTGTCGATATCATTCATATACATAGCCACACTAACCACTCCTTGAAAAACGGAACGCACTTCAGCATTTTTTGAAGTTGTAATTCCAATCCCCCGACTGGCTACTTCAACCAATTTATGTATCGAATGATTAAATACACCGAATTTCTCAGAAATGAATCCTTCAGTCACCGGCCAGGGTAACTTTCCCTTATTTTTAGCAAAATCGTTCGATACCAATTGTTCTTCAGGAGTCAGTTTATAAGTCGAAGTAGTGCTACCGGATTTCTTGATTTGATTGGCTATCAATTTATCCAACTGTTTAGCCAACCTCTGACGTTTTTGCATTTCGGCTTGCAATTTTTTCCGAAAATCTTTCTCTTTTTTCTGAATCTGAGCAATATATTGATTTTCTTTCAATTGTTCGGATTCTAATTCTTTACTCTGTACACCGATTTCATTCAAAGCAGTATTCTTTTGTGCAAACAAATCCTTCAATTCTTTGTTTTTAACATCCAAAGAATCGTTTACCGCCTGAATCATATGTAATTGACGTTTAGAATATTCCTGAATCTGTTGAAAGTATTTAAACCGATTATAAGCCTGATTAAAATCTGCTGAAGAAAAAATAAACATCAATTTATCTGTTTTATTCCGTTTTTTCCAGCTACCATACACCAATTTCGCATAAAGATCGAGCATCGACTTTTTGTTCTCTTCCAGTTCTTTAATACGCTGCTCATTGGCAGAAATATTATTCTGAATAAGTCCTACTTCCTGATTTAAAGAACTTAATAGTTTTTTACTCTGTTGAATCTTCTGCCTTAAAATATTCAATTTCTGAGTAGAAACAGACTTGTTCTTTTCGGCTTCCTTCAACAATGAATTTAAATAAGCGATCTCCTTTTCAGTCTTAGCTTTTTGTTTTTTAATATCACTGATCGATTGAGCTGAGACATTTATCTCAAGCGAAAAAAACAAAACTAACAATATACCTAAAAACTTGTAGATCATGAATTATTCTATTCTTTTAAATTTAGGAGAAATTTTAAAATTCGGTTCCAAAGGTACGTCGAAATCTATTTTCAAAAATTTTAATTCCAGACTGGTTTTATTATTTCCAACCGCTAATTGGAAGACAATCTTTTCCGGAAAATTCTTTTCCGAAAACTGTTTAAATGCTCCATAATTCACACTCACAGACATATCTTCATCCAGATCTTCTACAGATACTTTTACAGGCCGGAAATACTCAGGATCTATTAAAATCCGCTGCAAAACCAGCATAAAATCTTTATTCTTTCGTTTTTTCTTATAGAATTTTTTGATCTTACGGCTAATTGCCCTTTCTTCTACAGTAGAAAGTTCATATCCCAATTCTGTCTTATCCAATTTATATTTCTTTTCCTTACCTAAACCTGCACAATCCTGAAAATCAAAAAAAGCATTCGTGATGATCTTCTCGACACAATCGAAACTTACCCGGACATCGAACTTATCATAAAAATAATCATAATCGGCTACAAAGAAGTTCTTATGATAAGTGTCTACAAATTTGATACTGTCTTTAGTCAATAAAATACGCGCTACTTCGATTCCTAATGGTGCTGTAACATTAGCCTGAATAAAACTATCCCGCTTAATTTTCAGAGAAGCCTTTAAACTATTGGATCCTTTCCCGTCTTTATAGGAAATATCCATCTTTTTAGCAAACAAAGTAGAATATTCCAATTCATTATTTTCGATATTTTTCAATAGCCGGCCTTCCGTTATAGAAGGAATATTCTTTTTTACCGCTATCTGTTTAGCAGAACGGCAAGACACTATTGAAACAACTACGATTATCAACAAAAATATATGTCCACCCAGTCTCATTTCATTCAATTCATCGTCTTTTAATCGGATAATTTACCGGATTGTATCTTATCATTCAATTCTTCCGAAACCCCACCTCCCATTTCAGCTGCTTTTTTCCACATCTTCAAAGCTTCCTGGTGTTCTCCACTCCGATACAGGATATCACCATAATGTTCATAAAGCACACCGGAAGGATCCTTATCCTTTTCTATAGCTAATTTAATATAATACCTGGCTTGAGAATATTCTCCCCGTTTATACAACACCCAGGCATAAGTATCCAGGTAAGTTGCATTATCGGACTCCATAGCGACAGCCTGTGAACTCATTTTTTCCGCTAAAGCCAGTCTTTCATTCCGCAAAGAGAGATAATAAGCATAATTATTCAATACCAATATATCGTTCGGATTAATTTTCAATACTTCGTCGAACATCTTGAATGCCCTCTCCACGCTATCCAAATTGTAATAACAATCAGCTAAATAAGAATAAAACTGGGATCTTAATTCGGGCTTATCGTCTGTCAACTCAACGCCTTTTTCGAACAAAGGCAAAGCTTCGGCGAATTGTTTTTGCATCATCAGAGCGATTCCCGATAAAGCATAGGGTAAAGGTTGTTCCGGAAAATACTTTATAGCTTCTATTCCATGCCGATACATACAAGTGGTATCTCCCATCTCGTTACACATCAGCAGCAATTCTTCCCAAATCAAATAATTATTTTTGTCCTTCGAAAGAATATACTCCAATTCATTCCGTGCTTCAGCCAATTTATGATCTTTTTTCAGAAAATCCGAATGTAAAGCCCTTACCGACAAATCGTCGCTATATTTTTGCATCAATAGATTCATATAATTATCCAACTGACTATCGCTTGTCAATGTCGTATCAGGATTCAGAATCAACTTCAGAATATATTGTATTTTATATCCATTCTCGATTTTATCACTGACCAAAGCTTCTTTCGTATGTCTATCGGCTTCTTTCAATTCTTTCTTACTCCGATAATAATCAGCCAAATAGAAATGAACAAAACCGTTATCAGGCTCGGCCTTCAATATACGATCCAGAATTTGTAATCCTTTTTTATCCTGATTATAATTGAAATAAAGTTCGGCTAATAAACTAAGGTATTCGCTCTTATCCGGGAACTTCCGAATCAACTTTAATAATTCGTTGGATGCTTTCTTAACATCATCGAGTTTAGTATACAACTTAATTTTTTCGATAGATACAGGTTCGGTTATGCCGTTCTGTTGTTCATAACGGTCGAATACCTCGATCGCTTTCTGCCATTTTTCGACAGATATATATAACTCCGCTTCGATCAAATAAAATTCTTCTTTATTCGGATATTTAGCAATGATATCGGCATATACATTACAAGCCTCTTCGATCATCGCTTTCTTTTGCAAAATATTGGCTAACAATATTTTATACCACATATTATCCGGATTTCCGGCCACAGCCTCACGAGCTAACTGCAAAGCACCGTTATAATCTTCACCTGCAGTCAAAATACCGGCTATTTCATATTTTGCAACTGAACTGGAAGGAAGGATTTTAAGGCAATTATCGAACCATCCGATAGCAGCCTGATAATCCCCGGTAATTTTACTCCTGACCCCTTCCATAAAAGAATAGTCAAATTCTAATCTGGTTTTCTCATCTAGCTCCTGTATGTTCTCCGTTTTCTTTTTTTTATCGGCAAAAGCAGGTAAAATAAAAAGAAAACAAAGCATGAAAGCAATCCATCTTACCATATTTTTCTATTCTTTAATTTTATAATTATTTTTTTCCTGTATGACCGAATCCTCCGTCTCCCCGTTCGCTGTCCGATAGTTCATTTACTTCTATCCATTCGGCTTGTTCTACCTTGTTAATGACCATCTGACAAATTCTTTCTCCGTCTTCGATCGTAATCATATTATTAGAGAGATTCACCACGATAACTCCTAGTTCACCACGATAATCGGCATCTAAAGTTCCCGGACTGTTCAATAGTCCTAAACCTTCATTTAAAGCCAACCCGCTACGGGGACGGATTTGTGCTTCATATCCCTCGGGTAATTCGATAAATAAACCTGTTGGGATCAATTTTCTTTCCAAAGGTTTCAACGTGACGATTTCTTCCAGATTAGCCCTAATATCCATACCAGCCGAAGCTTTTGTTTTATATTCAGGTAGCGGATGTTTTGAACGATTTACAATTTTGATTTCCATTTATCTTAGATTATTCCTATTTTAATACAATCTTCAAACTTACTACTTTTTATTTTTCAAAGGAAATAGCTTTCCATAAAAATTTGAATAAAGTGTTTTGCAAAGTTACACAAAGACGTTTTTCAACAATCATATATTCATTATTATATTTTTATTCTTTTATAAAAAAAATGATGATTATAATAGACTGTTAGTTGTCTTCAAAAATGTTGATCGATTTATTTGATTTTGTCGTTCTTAAAAATTGGAACTGTGTTTCTAACATGATATTGTAATATAATATGTTTTTATTCAATAATTTATATGAGTTATTAACAATTGTCAGTAACCTATTTCACAGAAAAAAAATAGATTTTGAACTGTGGTAAACTGTTAGTAATTTGTATAAATGTTTTGAGATAAAAATGAATTCTTTTCTTGGTTATTCGGGTGAAATATCGAATAAGAGTTGAAAACGAGATATCCAAATAAAGATATGAGTTTCTTTAAGTAGTTTTCAACAACCGATTAATAACTTTTCAACAATATTTTTCTAAGCAACAATCTCCGGGAATTGATTCGATCAGAAAATATAATTACGCTGATCAATTATAGCTTTTGCAGAATAGAAGTGGTAGAAAAACCGGGAGTAAGATCTATTGTTATAATTTCCCCTCCTTTTGCTTTTACGATGTCGTAACCTACAATTTCTTCGGGTTTATAATCACTTCCTTTTACTAAAATATCGGGTTGAATAAACCGGATCAGTTCCAGAGGAGTATCTTCGTCGAAGAAAATAATTTTGTCTGTAAAAAGAAGTGAAGCAAGTAAGAGAGCCCGGGCTTCCTGGTTATTGACAGGACGTTTATCACCTTTTAATCTTTTGACCGACGCATCGGTATTCAATCCTATAACTAATTTTTGGCCAAGACCGGCAGCTTGGGCGAGATATTCGATATGTCCCCGGTGCAGAATATCGAAACAACCATTCGTGAAAACAATTTTTTCTTCTTTAAATCTCCATTGACTCAAAGTATGGATCAGAGTTTCTTTTTCTCTGACAATTTTATTTTCTATGAATGATAAGTAATTCATTTACAATTATTTTAATCTGGGATTTATTCCCAGATCATATCAATCGATTGGTATTGGTGTCCGGAAATACCAAGGTTGGCGTATGTTTTTTAGCTTCTTCGAAGTCCATCGATGCATAGGAAATAATGATGACCACATCTCCTACTGCACATTTCCGGGCCGCCGGGCCGTTCAGACATACGACACCTGAGTTTCTTTCGCCTTTAATGACATAAGTTT
Coding sequences within it:
- a CDS encoding murein hydrolase activator EnvC family protein; protein product: MIYKFLGILLVLFFSLEINVSAQSISDIKKQKAKTEKEIAYLNSLLKEAEKNKSVSTQKLNILRQKIQQSKKLLSSLNQEVGLIQNNISANEQRIKELEENKKSMLDLYAKLVYGSWKKRNKTDKLMFIFSSADFNQAYNRFKYFQQIQEYSKRQLHMIQAVNDSLDVKNKELKDLFAQKNTALNEIGVQSKELESEQLKENQYIAQIQKKEKDFRKKLQAEMQKRQRLAKQLDKLIANQIKKSGSTTSTYKLTPEEQLVSNDFAKNKGKLPWPVTEGFISEKFGVFNHSIHKLVEVASRGIGITTSKNAEVRSVFQGVVSVAMYMNDIDSYVVIIRHGSYFTVYINLQEVKVNQGDVVKTKQVIGKVAHDEEKGSVLNFEVFKDTEKLNPELWLAK
- a CDS encoding DUF4292 domain-containing protein, with the translated sequence MRLGGHIFLLIIVVVSIVSCRSAKQIAVKKNIPSITEGRLLKNIENNELEYSTLFAKKMDISYKDGKGSNSLKASLKIKRDSFIQANVTAPLGIEVARILLTKDSIKFVDTYHKNFFVADYDYFYDKFDVRVSFDCVEKIITNAFFDFQDCAGLGKEKKYKLDKTELGYELSTVEERAISRKIKKFYKKKRKNKDFMLVLQRILIDPEYFRPVKVSVEDLDEDMSVSVNYGAFKQFSEKNFPEKIVFQLAVGNNKTSLELKFLKIDFDVPLEPNFKISPKFKRIE
- a CDS encoding tetratricopeptide repeat protein, yielding MVRWIAFMLCFLFILPAFADKKKKTENIQELDEKTRLEFDYSFMEGVRSKITGDYQAAIGWFDNCLKILPSSSVAKYEIAGILTAGEDYNGALQLAREAVAGNPDNMWYKILLANILQKKAMIEEACNVYADIIAKYPNKEEFYLIEAELYISVEKWQKAIEVFDRYEQQNGITEPVSIEKIKLYTKLDDVKKASNELLKLIRKFPDKSEYLSLLAELYFNYNQDKKGLQILDRILKAEPDNGFVHFYLADYYRSKKELKEADRHTKEALVSDKIENGYKIQYILKLILNPDTTLTSDSQLDNYMNLLMQKYSDDLSVRALHSDFLKKDHKLAEARNELEYILSKDKNNYLIWEELLLMCNEMGDTTCMYRHGIEAIKYFPEQPLPYALSGIALMMQKQFAEALPLFEKGVELTDDKPELRSQFYSYLADCYYNLDSVERAFKMFDEVLKINPNDILVLNNYAYYLSLRNERLALAEKMSSQAVAMESDNATYLDTYAWVLYKRGEYSQARYYIKLAIEKDKDPSGVLYEHYGDILYRSGEHQEALKMWKKAAEMGGGVSEELNDKIQSGKLSD
- the dut gene encoding dUTP diphosphatase; this encodes MEIKIVNRSKHPLPEYKTKASAGMDIRANLEEIVTLKPLERKLIPTGLFIELPEGYEAQIRPRSGLALNEGLGLLNSPGTLDADYRGELGVIVVNLSNNMITIEDGERICQMVINKVEQAEWIEVNELSDSERGDGGFGHTGKK
- the rfaE2 gene encoding D-glycero-beta-D-manno-heptose 1-phosphate adenylyltransferase encodes the protein MNYLSFIENKIVREKETLIHTLSQWRFKEEKIVFTNGCFDILHRGHIEYLAQAAGLGQKLVIGLNTDASVKRLKGDKRPVNNQEARALLLASLLFTDKIIFFDEDTPLELIRFIQPDILVKGSDYKPEEIVGYDIVKAKGGEIITIDLTPGFSTTSILQKL
- the panD gene encoding aspartate 1-decarboxylase; this encodes MFIEVVKSKIHKATVTEANLQYVGSITIDVALMEAANIIENEKVQIVNVNNGERLETYVIKGERNSGVVCLNGPAARKCAVGDVVIIISYASMDFEEAKKHTPTLVFPDTNTNRLI